CCCTGAGAATCAGACTCCTCATATCGCTCCGAGTCGGGGAAAAATGCGCCAATTCCTTTACCCAGTCCTTTACCCATGTGCAATCACTTCCTTTGCGAGATCAATATACACCTCAGCACCTCGGGATCGGGCGTCATAAGAAATGATGGATTCCCCATGACTTGGTGCCTCACTTAAGCGAACATTCCTTGGTATAATCGTTGAAAAGACTTTTTCATGAAAATATTTCTTCACCTCTTCAATTACCTGAATTCCGAGATTCGTTCGGGCATCAAACATTGTCAAAAGTACGCCTTCGATCTCCAGATCATGATTGAGATGCTTTTGAACAAGTCGGACCGTATTCAAAAGCTGACTCAAACCTTCAAGGGCATAGTACTCACATTGAACAGGAATAAGTACGCTATTAGCCGCTGTCAGGGAATTCAGCGTCAACAATCCAAGAGACGGTGGACAGTCAATGATAATGAAATCATACTCATCACGTATCGACTCAATCGCATTTTTCAGACGCACCTCTCTGGAAATCGTAGGTACGAGTTCAATCTCAGCCCCTGCAAGCTGAATCGTTGATGGCACTATGTACAAATGTTCCGTATTTGTAGGTAAAATAATATCCTTCACATCGGAATCCTCAACAAGAATATTATAAATGCATTCATCGACGTCTCCTTTTTCGATCCCGATTCCACTCGTTGTGTTTCCCTGCGGATCAATATCAATGATGAGCACTTTTTTTCCTTCATAAGCAAGTCCTGCACTCAGGTTGACGGCTGTGGTTGTCTTTCCGACACCGCCTTTTTGGTTTGCGATTGCGATTACTCTTCCCACTGGTTTCACCTGCCTGTCTTTATATTGTTCGCTCTGTTACCTGTTTTCAGTTTACCATGATTTCATTCAATCTCCTATTTCAAGAACACAACAATTTCTGTTTATTAAACAAATCGAATAAAAAGCCATTCCCACGCTCAGGAACGGCCCATCCTTGATGCTGATCATTCATTTTTTAGGTATTCGAATCGTAAACTGATAATAATCGTCGTGTTCTTCTTCGTCCGTATCAATGGATAACCCGGTTTGAGAAACCATATCAACCGATTGCCGAATGGTATTCATCGCCAAGCGAGTGTCTTTCGAGACACTTTTCACTTTTGGTCTTTTCTTTTTTTCAGGCTTATGCAGCGCTTTTTTTACGGCTTCTTCTGTTTGTTTCACATTCCATTCTTTTTCGATCACAGAAACCAGAATTTTCACCTGCGCCGTTTCTTCTTTTACCGATAACAACGCTCTCGCATGCCGTTCGGTTATTTTCCGTTGTTTCAACGCTTCCTGCACTTCACCGCTGAGTTGCAGGAGCCTCAGTTTATTGGCAACCGTTGACTGCCCCTTCCCGAGTCGCTGGGCGAGGCTTTCCTGAGTTAATCCGTGCAGTTCCAACAGTTTTTGATAAGCGGCTGCTTCT
This genomic window from [Bacillus] selenitireducens MLS10 contains:
- a CDS encoding ParA family protein; the protein is MGRVIAIANQKGGVGKTTTAVNLSAGLAYEGKKVLIIDIDPQGNTTSGIGIEKGDVDECIYNILVEDSDVKDIILPTNTEHLYIVPSTIQLAGAEIELVPTISREVRLKNAIESIRDEYDFIIIDCPPSLGLLTLNSLTAANSVLIPVQCEYYALEGLSQLLNTVRLVQKHLNHDLEIEGVLLTMFDARTNLGIQVIEEVKKYFHEKVFSTIIPRNVRLSEAPSHGESIISYDARSRGAEVYIDLAKEVIAHG
- the noc gene encoding nucleoid occlusion protein, with the translated sequence MKQSFSKWLGLDDQQQDSDEEKVEDALIDEREEVERIQVNDIVPNPFQPRTVFNEDKIEELAETLHTHGMIQPIIVRKRDDHYEIIAGERRWRAVQTLGWETVPAVVKEMNDTKTASVALIENLQREELTSIEEAAAYQKLLELHGLTQESLAQRLGKGQSTVANKLRLLQLSGEVQEALKQRKITERHARALLSVKEETAQVKILVSVIEKEWNVKQTEEAVKKALHKPEKKKRPKVKSVSKDTRLAMNTIRQSVDMVSQTGLSIDTDEEEHDDYYQFTIRIPKK